ACAATATCCCCCCCTCGTGATTCAGAAGGCAAAACTTTGGAAGACGGAATCTGATAAAATGCCAACTTAAGCACAATATATTCTACGTATCCAAAATTTATACTAGCCAAATAACTGAGCACTTGCAAATTAGTCATAATTCTGTCGTAAAACTATATATTAACACTCTATCTACAAATGATAAGTGGATTGAGTATATGACTAAAGTGGTACTTATACTTTTGTATCATGTTCTTCCTTGTATAATGATCTGATCTACGTGATCACTAATTTTCTTATATTACTTGAGACTTAATAGTGACAGAACTAGATGCTATAATTTTCATATATTACTTGAGACTTAATAGTGACAGAACAAGGTGCTATACCTGATCACAAATTGCTCAGGCTGTTGATCTGTCAAGGAAGTAGACTGAACACTGTGTGTAGCAGTATTTGCTAGTCTAAAGTCCAAAGGATCACCAACCTGCCAAAACAAATGCTTTACTACCAGTACTTTGACTTAATTTTTTTGGTAAATGTCAATCACggatatttaaattaatataatttatatatacaCGCAATTTTCCTTAACAGGGGTGCGAAccttgaaatttaaaataattatatatacacgCATCCTTCCTTTACAGGGGTGCAAACCTTGTAAATAGTGATCAGATATCTGTTAGAAAGAGTTCAGTCGTAAACTAGTATATGTTGCTTAAATGGATAATTAGTAATTAGTTCTAAATATAGAACCAAAGATTGCTATAGCCATCCTTGCCACATTAGTTTCAAATAAGTAAAAGGGACGATATGTTTGTTAAatgaattttaacaaataaactcAATAAGTGTAGCCATTTTAGCATAACCACTGGACTACAAGTTCGAGTGTAGCAGCAAAATCACGTTCGTAGCCAAAATATATAAATACTGAAATCCATATTAGCATTAGCATTGTGCTTGCTCTAGGAAAGGAGTTGTCATATAATAGCAGTGGTCTAAGTAATTAGCTCAACTGGTTTACAACTTACAAGAAGATTTCTGAAGTTTCCTTTGGTACTCGCCTGTGTGTGATTTTATCTTTCCTTTGGTACCTTTTTCCGACCTCTCTGTTTCACTTCAGAACCAgcagcattctgattattatgaATTTCTAACTCAGTAAGAAGCATCCAGTGCACAAGGCAGGATGTATGAAATACATGAAAAGCCTGCAGGTGGAAGCATATTACAAAACAGAAAAGAATAAACAAGACGAAAAAAGATGGTCATACTGCTAAAAAATATCATGGCAGAAATTTACCCCATTCACATTCCTGCTACTGCAGACGAGTCTACCGGTCTTCATGTTCATAAGAGTTGCCACATCTTTACCAGGGAGCACATTGTGCTGACAGATGTCACACATTCTTTCTGCAGCTACACGTTGATGTTTTCTAAGTTCTTTTCTCACAGTTTTGCTTGATATCAGCTTTCCTATCTGCAAAATCGATACAATATTAGCATTCCTCCAATAACCTTGTGGCAAAACTCTACAAAATATCACTGGTGACCGTGACTGTTTAATAAGAAACGTAAGCATAAACTGATGTATTAGTATATCTGTTATATACAAAATTAGCTTCTCCGACAGCCACGCGATCAAAATATTCCCCAGCATGGTAGGTGGAAGCCCAAATTAAAGGATTTTGCTTCTCATCAACAAAACACCTCATCATATGTCGAATTGAGTCTGTTGATATAACAGTTGTTATGCCCAGTCTACTACCCTGCAAAATGAATTTAAACCTTAACAACTAGAAAAGATGACTTTATAACTTCAATTGACAGCCtacattttattatttttgagCATGAGAAGACCTACTGTATCTATGAGATACTCAATAAAAATATTGAATTACTAATAACAGACATAGAGTAGTACTGACAAAAATAAATCCAGCATTACCTCTGACAAAACTTTGGCATAGAAAAACAGAACAGATTGGAAAAGAACAAAGGTGTCTGAGTCAACATTCATAAACAAATTAATAAAACATTCCGCAAAAACTAAAACAAGTGTACACAAATTAATCATATTACATACCCAAACAATAAAATGTAATATCTCGAGGTGTTATAAACAAAAAATACGTAAAGGACATATAAAGCTTCACCTAAACTACCAAGCAAGGCGCGAAACAATAAGTCAGTCATATTTCTTTAGCCCCAAATTATAAAAACCAGTGTCCTAAAAAACCTGAAAGACAATAAAACATTAAAGGAGCATAGACAGTAACAATGCAACACAAACCCTAAAAAACCGAGTTCTCTAACTTAACATCACCTAACTTAACACACTCCATCCCCGCCCCCAATATCTCGTTAGCCCCAAATTACACAAACCAGTGTCCCGAGAAAACGAAATACAACAAAACATTTAAAGTAACAGAAATAGTAACAGAATTAAGAAAACACCGAAACCGAGTTCTCCGATATAACATCACCTAAATCCTAATCTCTGATACAGTGGTGACTCAGAGGGGGAGAGAGATAGAGCGCCTCGAAGTGCGAAGTTGGGAGAGCATCTGAGCAGAGTAATTGAGTTAATCTCTGATATTGTTGGACTGCTGACTGAATCCAATTTAAATAACAATCAAATCATGGGAAAATCAAATCTGATTCACTAGAGTCTGTAGAAATAAAACTGATTATTGTGAAGAGAGAAAGTGTGTGTTCTATAGTTTCGAGTAAATAGATAGAGATAGAGATAGAATTGTAATATCTGTTTTCAGGATTGTGAATGAGAGTCGGGGGAGCTGGTAGGTGGGTTTTGAGAGGAGGGGCCTTAATATTTTCCCCAAAGTTAGTAGGCGGTATATTTCCCGCTCATCAAATTCCTCTACAATTATTtacattattaaaatatattaattaattttataacacttgtttgatttttattaaatatatttaatttatttttttattttcataagtttttataattttttattagcTAAAAAATTAATTGTTTCTCTCACAGCTGCCACATCAGTCGTATGTGACCCACTTGTAGAGACCCAGTGACACGTCAGCATAATTTTCTACGGCAACATCACTTAATAATGTGGTATAAGGTCGTTTATGGCGTAGTGAATATTGTAAATAAATCCATTAATCATTTGTTAAGTTTTATAAAGCGTTCAATTTAtcattataatattttaaatcactacactaatattattaacttctaaaaataaataaaatatatatttcaattattatttcatttctatgtaaaaaattactaattagttaaattcaaaaaaatcattttaattatatatatatcattttgGTAACACATTTTGACTCTACGGCAACATCAAAAAAGAGGGGTTGCGGTAGACAATAgttttgaaggctactattacaCTTTTCTTTGCATCCCCACCGTGAAGGGTTGcagaatccaatctatggcgtagtgaaaTAAATATTCTGTATTTATTTCGTgattattctgtgaattatttgttaaatgGTATATGTGTATGGATATTTAAATATGACAAAAtctgagtattttaatttttatatgtccaaaataaagtgtagataattgtcatatttttctattaatttttatgttgttatatgattttataaaaaaattatggatttaataaattaatattccgagtatttataaactattttgtagataatttcttcctggtcattttgatatattatatgactgatttggagttcaataacgtgTTCAAAATTGGGTTTGATTTTCGAAATTGTGAATTAAGGTTTATATAAActatgaatatttttaattgaatATGGGTGTTTCTTTGTTAAGGGTTATCTGTTAATATTGATTACATGAATGGGTAGACCGTAGAACAAGCAATCGAATGGTATAAACGAAATTAACAGACGATTTCTGGAAGGGCTTCATCGGAAAACCGACTATGGCGGCGGCGGGATTTTCAGTCCACGATTCCGGTCATTTCATTGCTTTGttgcatgatttgattgcatATTTGAGTTTCTGGGAATTGAAAGATCATTCCCTGAAATTTTCGTGTGATTCTGGGCTAATTCTGTGTCACCGGAAAAGCTCGGGATCGCCGTTAATGGCAATCGCCGGCGATCGGGGATGGAGACAAATTGCAGAAAGGTTCCCGTGTTTTTGCTAAGTTTACAAAACTTGGATTCccgttttaaaatattacaaaaactagtttctgttttaaatttttataaaaattaaatttctttttatattaatttcagaaaattgtttttaattattaaaaattttaaaaattattattttaattccaaaaattatttttaattcaaaaattaatctgaattaattagtttattaatttagttgataattaattagttaattggtcaattaattcgaatattaattgattaattaattgttaaataattataattgattatttaatttaatttatttatttattttgatttaaaaattctgaaaaatagtttcgagctttaaaatattattttaaattattttcaaagcttgataattaatataaaatgattttaaagccagattcgggcaatcgaaccctgttaattgtttttaaaatgattcagcgacccattttaattctgaaaaatgtttaaaaattcgcattaaatacctgaaaaattattttaacatcGAATCTTCTTTGCAAAAGTATTTTCatcaaatatcttacgtgttatgtgttatatgtgctCTGATTGATATATTATATGCGTATATATGCATTTTTGATTGTTTTAAtcgtaacttttaatccgtaagtgagatttgggtaaaacgaaggatAGATAGAAGCTTATAACGAATATAATCAAGTAAgatgagtattgatagatacttgtgatgtctgaacagaagaggcaaggcataggaaaggaaAGCAAGTAGCCGGTAATTAGAATGCGATAGATGAAAGCAAGTGAAGAGTTAGCGAATCAAGATAAGGCAATTACTTTCGAACCTCCTTGATAAATTGCGAGTAATTGAATGGTTCTAtcttatattgcaagtgctctgAAGCACTAATCCTTAAACCCTGATTcaagttattgatctttgagtcgtaagccttattcttcgtaaatcattgattgttgaatacccgaaCACAAACCActgatatacgatactactccataaatacatacaaattAAATACCGATCACTGAACCAGGATTGTTTAACATACAAATCTTCACACCTTATACATTAAAAGACTAATTCTTATAACCTCGAGACcttgattcttctgttatctgATTGTTTTACCGGCTGATAGCCAATCCTTGTATTTACCATGTTATTCCCTTGTAATGATTGCAAATCACCTTATGTTTGAAaaccaatgttgtttatgattctgtttattgttttacattgtttattcagttatttttatagaattggattgtttaataaaatgtggactagattcgtggtcagaccagattggtggtcatgttaggccaatgtgtgccttggatccaataatTAGAGCAGAGCAGTGTGTCTTGCTCGAGGttaatgcgtgactgatcaacagcctaaccttggtttttaaattaaaaaaatgaatatcCACTTCTTATCATTATTTAATCATAAACTGAATACCTTAAATCATTTTATttgattattgtttaatctcagtattgtcaaatgtgacttgctgagctagttaactcatttgtgcgattatgtttatgttctttttcagttaagaaggaaaccATTGGTAGCGAGGATCTCCGACCAAGTGCACGAGCTAGGACTCCAGGTTGAgcggaataagctagctgaagacttttatGATAGTCTAAGTTTCgaagtttgtaaaaatgtttaatatttagtttgtaaaaatgttagtatgattcgtgtggtgattcgagattcttattttatgatgtgattttcagaaaaagcgatggcagattcctttattccagtaccagctgatcattctgagccttcattcggaggaccgtcatctgatccacgtcctgctcttccaccggtgttGGCTATATTACCTCTTGTTGTGACAGCGGTAACACTGTGAGCTATTCCACCTCCTAgtatgaggccacctatccgaggacccccacctgctgattctgatTCTACCGGGCATTCAGTTGCTGGTTCACCATTTCAGTCTACTCCAAACCATGTTCCTTATTTttagtatgaggctcttcttttagAGAGAGAGGCTCTGTTGGCACAGATACGGGAGCTACAACATATAGtaaggactatagatgttgacaaGAGTGTGAGGGAGCTTCAGGAGGATATTCATGTGACttggagggttcttgaggctaggctgCATGGACCTACATATGAGTATGCAGGCCCTTATGCTCTTATGGGATGGGCCAGAGAAGTGATGGAGGATCTTGCgaggcttggtggaccagagttcCCCTGGAGCTAGAGACAGAGATGCAGAGACAGAGATTTTGAGCCAGAGTTGTTGAGGTAGTTTCTATATGTACATTAGTGTGTAATGTGTATCAACAGACTTTTGGTCTGTAATTATAGACTAGACTTGCTGAGTCGTGTGTAGGTTTGTTGTACCTTTTGCTTTTGAAGCGTTTTCATGCTTGTACTACcaaaactttgatatatatatatcagtaccttttcttttccagcactgtcatttacattactgcacatGCTTTATCTTACTTTATgtattgcaccagttataaactcttgtaataccatgtaccctatccccttaactgtttacattctgtaaagaagcatgaaATTTACTTAGTTTAATtgttacaaatatttttaaaagtttaaaaagaTATTGTTGTTTtacaaaaacttttcataaaaaggatttgatttaaaggctaaataagttgtttgattctttacagaaaatgcccttagaagaaatacccgttctaccaaTCAGAATGAAGaaaacaataacaacaacaactaagacaacaataaccagaatgcaaactcaggtcccatagacccaagACCCAATACTAGCCCgaattcttcagatcttggctcaataaaaagttcacctgactcaacagcaGCAGGGACAAACCAATCCTcaggtaacttttaagacttttcaggcagtgaatccaccggaattcaaaggttctttagatccgattgaagcgagagtttggttaaaggagatagagaagtcatttgctttgGTTAAGGTGAAAGAGGAACAAAAAGTTGAGTTTACAAGTTATTATTTGAAAAATAAAGCCATCTACTGGTAGGAAACTgttaagacattggaaggtacatatgttattacttgagagaggttcaaggaattgtttctagagaagtattttccccaatttgttcaagatcaaatggaattgaagttcgTAGAGCTAAATCAAGGAAATATGTCAGTAGCGGACTACGAAAGTAAGTTTaaagaattgtcaaggtttgtaccGTCTTATGTGGacactgacaggaagaaagctaagagatttcaacaaggtcTTAAGCCATGTATCAGATGGAAGGTAGCCATCTTTgagttggatacctatgcaggagttgtacaaaaggccatgattgcagaaacgGAAAGTGAAATGTCATAAAAGGAGAAGGAGAgcaagaaaagaaagtttgaaggaaatgaaggacagtcacaagcagggaagtttccaaatttcaaccaGAAGAAAGGTAAGTTTTCAGCCAAGGAGaatttttaatttcaagaagcaaGATGCAGGCGATGTAGGTCAAGGCCaccgtccagccactgggaaccGGCCAAATCAACTAAGGCTAACTTTAATAGATTTCCAGGTACGTGGGAaaaaacatggaggagtttgtaacaagttgaatgtggtttgttataagtgtaatcagaaaggacactattcaagggagtgccgtaatCAGCCAGCCAGGGAGCCAATAAATAAGGACCAGCgtatccggaatccagcagttaaggttccagtagttggatttacatgctttaagtgCGGAAAACCAGGacacatagcaagggattgcaagaaaccagccccagttagtaatgcattgagaattatagGATCCACACcagtagtgaatgagactcca
The sequence above is drawn from the Apium graveolens cultivar Ventura chromosome 2, ASM990537v1, whole genome shotgun sequence genome and encodes:
- the LOC141707853 gene encoding uncharacterized protein LOC141707853: MMRCFVDEKQNPLIWASTYHAGEYFDRVAVGEANFIGKLISSKTVRKELRKHQRVAAERMCDICQHNVLPGKDVATLMNMKTGRLVCSSRNVNGAFHVFHTSCLVHWMLLTELEIHNNQNAAGSEVKQRGRKKVPKER